TTATCCGTCGAGCCGATCACCTGTCCGGCTGACATTCCGCCCCCAGCCAGGAGGCCCGCATGCACGCGCGACCAATGATCGCGACCGGCTTTGTCATTGATCTTGGGAGTCCGACCAAACTCGCCCCACACGATGACCGTCACGTCCTGATCCAGGCCGCGTTCATGCAGATCTTCGACCAGCGCCGCCACACCCTGATCCAGTAACGGAATCACTTTGCGGCCTCTGCCGAAGTTATCGCTGTGGTAATCGAAATCAGCGAAACTGCAGGTCACCATCCGGGCCCCTGCTTCTACCGCCCGCCGCGCCTGCAGGAAGCGGGACATCAGCGCCTGGTAGCCCATCTTGGGATCGAAGCCGAGCACTTTGGGATCGTCGATTCCATACCGGGCCCGGACTTGCGGATCGACTTTCTCCAGGTCCAGCGCTTCCACCAGCCGGGACGACGTCAACACGCCCAATGCCTGTTCGGTAAAGTTGTCGCTGGACTCGGCGGCCAGTTTCTGATCGACCTTCCGCCGAAACGTATCGAGCTCTTCCAGCAGCCTGGTCCGCTCGTGCAGACGGACCGTGGAGATCGCATTCAGCGTCATGTTGCTCATCACCTCGCCATCAGGGCGAAATGGTGAATGGGCCATTCCCAGGAAGCCCGGCCCCTTAATGTTATAAGGATCGTGCGCCATCTTCTGCGACAGATCAATATAAGGGGGCACGGAAGGATCAACGGCCCCCTGCAGTTTGGAGAGCGCCGACCCCATGGACGGCCAGCCCCCCTGCGGTTTGGGATCACGGAACTGATGCCCGGTGCAGCATTGGAACGAATCGTGTCGGCCTTCGGAACCCACCAGCGATCGGATGATCGAGAACTTGTCCATCATCCCCGCGACGCGAGGCATCAACTCGCTGATTTCAATGCCGGGAACATTGGTCGCAATCGGTTGAAACTCACCGCGAATCTCGGCGGGGGCATCGGGCTTCAGGTCGAACATGTCCTGGTGCGGCGGTCCCCCATTCAGGAAGATCATGATCACCGCTTTGTGAGACTGACGCTGCGGATTCTGC
This genomic interval from Gimesia chilikensis contains the following:
- a CDS encoding DUF1501 domain-containing protein, whose translation is MLKIEGRATKFCDQISRRSFLQIGGLAMGGLSLPQLLQAEQQNPQRQSHKAVIMIFLNGGPPHQDMFDLKPDAPAEIRGEFQPIATNVPGIEISELMPRVAGMMDKFSIIRSLVGSEGRHDSFQCCTGHQFRDPKPQGGWPSMGSALSKLQGAVDPSVPPYIDLSQKMAHDPYNIKGPGFLGMAHSPFRPDGEVMSNMTLNAISTVRLHERTRLLEELDTFRRKVDQKLAAESSDNFTEQALGVLTSSRLVEALDLEKVDPQVRARYGIDDPKVLGFDPKMGYQALMSRFLQARRAVEAGARMVTCSFADFDYHSDNFGRGRKVIPLLDQGVAALVEDLHERGLDQDVTVIVWGEFGRTPKINDKAGRDHWSRVHAGLLAGGGMSAGQVIGSTDKWAEAAVDRPVHMQEVFATLYHNLGIDPATTIIPDNNGRPQYLLERQEPIRELI